A single Triticum dicoccoides isolate Atlit2015 ecotype Zavitan chromosome 2A, WEW_v2.0, whole genome shotgun sequence DNA region contains:
- the LOC119353213 gene encoding 2-dehydro-3-deoxyphosphooctonate aldolase-like isoform X1, protein MDAPSVALYNQLKAAQPFFLLAGPNVIESEEHVMKMAKHIKAITTKLGVPLVFKSSFDKANRTSSKSFRGPGLEQGLKILEKVKAAYDLPVVTDVHESCQCEAVGRVADIIQIPAFLCRQTDLLVAAAKTGKIINIKKGQFCAPSVMANSAEKIRLAGNHNVMVCERGTMFGYNDLIVDPRNFEWLRETNCPVVADVTHALQQPAGKKLDGGGVASGGLRELIPCIARTAVAVGVDGIFMEVHDDPLNSPCDGPTQWPLRNLEELLEELIAIARVTKGKKPLKMIWQWVAIGITLSLPIGFTNMVVSRWPPIHVYEMVFYITSLEQFEQSPRGEGSTLNRMRRDLQGTLSVRLRDN, encoded by the exons GCTGCCCAACCATTCTTCTTGTTAGCTGGGCCCAATGTGATCGAATCAGAGGAACATGTCATGAAGATGGCCAAACACATCAAAGCCATCACAACCAA GCTTGGGGTGCCTCTTGTGTTCAAATCAAGCTTTGATAAAGCAAACCGTACATCGTCGAAATCCTTCCGTGGTCCTGGTCTGGAACAAGGCCTAAAG ATCCTTGAAAAGGTGAAGGCTGCATATGACCTTCCAGTGGTCACCGACGTGCATGAAAGCTGCCAG TGCGAAGCTGTTGGAAGAGTTGCTGATATTATACAGATTCCAGCTTTCCTCTGTCGCCAG ACTGACCTTCTAGTGGCTGCGGCTAAGACTGGGAAAATTATCAATATCAAGAAAGGACAATTCTGTGCCCCGTCT GTTATGGCCAACTCTGCGGAGAAAATTAGACTTGCTGGAAATCATAATGTGATGGTCTGTGAGCGAGGCACCATGTTTGGCTACA ATGATCTAATTgttgatccaaggaactttgagtggctgagggaaacaaattgcccagtt GTAGCTGACGTAACACATGCTCTACAACAACCAGCTGGGAAAAAG CTTGATGGTGGTGGGGTCGCAAGTGGGGGCTTACGAGAACTCATACCATGCATCGCAAGGACTGCTGTtgcagttggtgttgatggtatttTCATGGAG GTACATGATGATCCCCTGAATTCACCATGTGACGGGCCAACTCAATGG CCATTGCGCAATTTGGAGGAGCTGTTAGAAGAATTGATTGCGATCGCT CGAGTCACCAAAGGAAAGAAGCCACTCAAGATGATTTGGCAGTGGGTAGCAATAGGAATAACTTTGTCGTTACCAATTGGTTTCACCAATATGGTCGTGTCCAG GTGGCCCCCCATCCATGTCTATGAAATGGTGTTTTATATCACATCCCTTGAACAGTTTGAACAGAGCCCCAGAGGGGAGGGAAGCACCTTGAACCGAATGAGGAGAGATTTGCAGGGGACATTAAGCGTGAGATTAAGGGACAATTAG
- the LOC119353213 gene encoding 2-dehydro-3-deoxyphosphooctonate aldolase-like isoform X2 — translation MDAPSVALYNQLKAAQPFFLLAGPNVIESEEHVMKMAKHIKAITTKLGVPLVFKSSFDKANRTSSKSFRGPGLEQGLKILEKVKAAYDLPVVTDVHESCQCEAVGRVADIIQIPAFLCRQTDLLVAAAKTGKIINIKKGQFCAPSVMANSAEKIRLAGNHNVMVCERGTMFGYNDLIVDPRNFEWLRETNCPVVADVTHALQQPAGKKLDGGGVASGGLRELIPCIARTAVAVGVDGIFMEVHDDPLNSPCDGPTQWPLRNLEELLEELIAIARVTKGKKPLKMIWQWVAIGITLSLPIGFTNMVVSSWSTFFEIGQLGKETLAVA, via the exons GCTGCCCAACCATTCTTCTTGTTAGCTGGGCCCAATGTGATCGAATCAGAGGAACATGTCATGAAGATGGCCAAACACATCAAAGCCATCACAACCAA GCTTGGGGTGCCTCTTGTGTTCAAATCAAGCTTTGATAAAGCAAACCGTACATCGTCGAAATCCTTCCGTGGTCCTGGTCTGGAACAAGGCCTAAAG ATCCTTGAAAAGGTGAAGGCTGCATATGACCTTCCAGTGGTCACCGACGTGCATGAAAGCTGCCAG TGCGAAGCTGTTGGAAGAGTTGCTGATATTATACAGATTCCAGCTTTCCTCTGTCGCCAG ACTGACCTTCTAGTGGCTGCGGCTAAGACTGGGAAAATTATCAATATCAAGAAAGGACAATTCTGTGCCCCGTCT GTTATGGCCAACTCTGCGGAGAAAATTAGACTTGCTGGAAATCATAATGTGATGGTCTGTGAGCGAGGCACCATGTTTGGCTACA ATGATCTAATTgttgatccaaggaactttgagtggctgagggaaacaaattgcccagtt GTAGCTGACGTAACACATGCTCTACAACAACCAGCTGGGAAAAAG CTTGATGGTGGTGGGGTCGCAAGTGGGGGCTTACGAGAACTCATACCATGCATCGCAAGGACTGCTGTtgcagttggtgttgatggtatttTCATGGAG GTACATGATGATCCCCTGAATTCACCATGTGACGGGCCAACTCAATGG CCATTGCGCAATTTGGAGGAGCTGTTAGAAGAATTGATTGCGATCGCT CGAGTCACCAAAGGAAAGAAGCCACTCAAGATGATTTGGCAGTGGGTAGCAATAGGAATAACTTTGTCGTTACCAATTGGTTTCACCAATATGGTCGTGTCCAG TTGGAGCACATTTTTCGAAATCGGACAGCTTGGTAAAGAAACACTCGCGGTTGCATGA